The sequence below is a genomic window from Nitrospirota bacterium.
AAATCTGCAATGATCAGGCAGCTGTACCTTCTTGCCATCATATTTGTCATAAGCATCTTCATCGCGTATATTCTTGTAAACAGAGTTTCGCAACCATTGAACAAACTGACTGAATACTCCAAGAAACTCGCGTCTCACGACTTTTCGTCCGCGGTTGATATCAAATCCGATGATGAGATAGGACTTTTGGCAGATACCATGAAATCAATGGCTACTGACCTCCATGAGGTATTTGACAGATATGAACAGGCCATTAACGACGCAATAGTTGAACTCCAGAATACCCTCGCATATCTTACCGCTGTCATTGACAATATGGCAGACGGGCTCCTTGTGACTGATACAGACGGCGTGATTACCCATGTCAATCCAGCCCTCTCTTACATGTTTGCACTCAAAGAGACCGACCTCATAGGAAAAAACTGCAGAGATATTTTCGGTTCAAATGTCAGTGACCTTGTGAAAAAAACAAGGGGGTTTTCAAACGATATTTATACCTCGGAACTTGTACTTGCCCGTAATAAGATAGGCAAGGCGGTTGCCACCGGCATACATAAAGATGCATTTGAAGGAGACGATAAGGGAATCGGGTCGGTAATTCTGATACGGGACATCACCTCTGAAAAAGAAGTCGACCGTATGAAAACGGATTTCATTTCAACGGTATCACATGAATTAAGAACACCTCTGACCTCTGTCCGTGGCTTTACCGAAATTATCAGAAAAAAACTCGATGAAGATATTTTCCCCCTGCTTATAGAGGTAAAGAATAAAAAAACGAAGAATTCGATATATCGGGTCAGAGAAAATCTTGAGATTATCCTCTCTGAAGGAGAAAGACTGACCGCACTGATCAATGATGTGCTTGACATATCAAAACTGGAAGCAGGGAAAGTCGAATGGAAAATAGACAGATTCAGGGTATCCGATGTCATTGACCGTGCACTGGTGGCCACTTCAGCCCTTTTTGAACAGAAACATCTCGAGTTCACAAAAGTCATCGAGCAGGATTTGCCAGAGGTTTACGGTGACAAGGACAAGCTTATACAGGTTATCATCAATCTCCTCTCCAATGCGGTCAAGTTCACCGACAAGGGATTTGTTCATTGCATTACGAAGAAAGTCGGGAATGAACTTATTGTAAGCATTATTGATACGGGTATCGGCATATCGGAGGCGGACAAGGATAAGGTCTTCGAAAAGTTCAGGCAGGCCGGGGATACTTTGACCGAAAAACCGACTGGGACCGGTCTTGGCCTCTCCATCTGCAAACAAATCATTGAATACCATAGCGGGCGCATATGGGTTGAAAGCGAGCTCGGAAAGGGAAGCAATTTTTCGTTTACTCTCCCTTTGAATTTGAAAGAAGGTGTGAAGATATATGACCACTCTTTGGTTGTCAAAGAATAATTTATATTGAGGTTTATGAAATGCCTAAAGTTCTGATAGTTGACGATGATCCCATAATAAGGAATCTTCTTACCCAGATTCTTGAACCATTTGAAGACAGAGGAGTCCGTTTGCTAACAGCAGAGAACGGTCTTTCCGCAATTGATATCGCGAGAAAGGAAAATCCCGAGATCATTTTTCTCGATGTCATGATGCCCAAGATGAACGGCTTTGAAGTCTGCAACTTAGTGA
It includes:
- a CDS encoding ATP-binding protein translates to MSKLFKKTLIIIIVLFAIISITIALSSGWNLYNDLIQEYKSKGTAIAKSIANSSVDTLLNRDASTVQAMIDQFLEIMGVSYVFVVDSQGEIISHTFVPNIPEEILDIKNEKTKSVSKIQDLYVEGRGNFIDISSPILEGAFGFVHVGMDKGIIMSQMKSAMIRQLYLLAIIFVISIFIAYILVNRVSQPLNKLTEYSKKLASHDFSSAVDIKSDDEIGLLADTMKSMATDLHEVFDRYEQAINDAIVELQNTLAYLTAVIDNMADGLLVTDTDGVITHVNPALSYMFALKETDLIGKNCRDIFGSNVSDLVKKTRGFSNDIYTSELVLARNKIGKAVATGIHKDAFEGDDKGIGSVILIRDITSEKEVDRMKTDFISTVSHELRTPLTSVRGFTEIIRKKLDEDIFPLLIEVKNKKTKNSIYRVRENLEIILSEGERLTALINDVLDISKLEAGKVEWKIDRFRVSDVIDRALVATSALFEQKHLEFTKVIEQDLPEVYGDKDKLIQVIINLLSNAVKFTDKGFVHCITKKVGNELIVSIIDTGIGISEADKDKVFEKFRQAGDTLTEKPTGTGLGLSICKQIIEYHSGRIWVESELGKGSNFSFTLPLNLKEGVKIYDHSLVVKE
- a CDS encoding response regulator; protein product: MPKVLIVDDDPIIRNLLTQILEPFEDRGVRLLTAENGLSAIDIARKENPEIIFLDVMMPKMNGFEVCNLVKNDAVMRKCCVIMVTAKGQELDRQKATGVGADFYITKPFNIYEIITKVGEILGIDSF